Proteins from one Microtus pennsylvanicus isolate mMicPen1 chromosome 7, mMicPen1.hap1, whole genome shotgun sequence genomic window:
- the LOC142854236 gene encoding RT1 class I histocompatibility antigen, AA alpha chain-like isoform X4, whose amino-acid sequence MGAMAPRTLLLLLAAALAPTQTRAGSHSLRYFYTAVSRPGLGEPRFIAVGYVDDTQFERFDSDAETPKAEPRARWVEQEGPEYWERHTGIFKDTEQLYRVNLRNLLGYYNQSEGGSHTFQLMYGCEVGSDGRLNRGYEQFAYDGRDYIALNEDLTTWAAADTAAQITKRKWEQDGEAERWKAYLEDTCVQWLRRYLENGKDALQRTDPPKAHVAHHPGPKGDVTLRCWALGFYPAFIDLTWQREEEEQTQDMELVETRPSGDGTFQKWASLVVPSGEEHKYTCHVYHEGLPKPLTLRWEPKSTVPIMAVIAGLVLLGAVTIIGAVVAVVRKRRRNTGGKGGNYAPAPGRDSSQSSDVSLPDCKA is encoded by the exons GCTCGCACTCGCTGCGGTATTTCTACACCGCCGTGTCCCGGCCCGGCCTCGGGGAGCCCCGTTTCATCGCCGTCGGCTACGTGGACGACACGCAGTTCGAGCGCTTCGACAGCGACGCGGAGACTCCGAAGGCCGAGCCGCGGGCGCGGTGGGTGGAGCAGGAGGGGCCGGAGTATTGGGAGAGGCATACAGGGATCTTCAAGGACACCGAGCAGCTTTACCGAGTGAACCTGAGGAACCTACTCGGCTACTACAACCAGAGCGAGGGCG GCTCTCACACCTTCCAGCTGATGTACGGCTGTGAGGTGGGGTCGGACGGGCGCCTCAACCGCGGGTATGAACAGTTCGCCTACGACGGCCGCGATTACATCGCGCTGAACGAGGACCTGACGACGTGGGCGGCGGCGGACACAGCGGCGCAGATCACCAAGCGCAAGTGGGAGCaggatggggaggcagagagatggaagGCCTACCTGGAGGACACGTGCGTGCAGTGGCTGCGCAGATACCTGGAGAACGGGAAGGACGCGCTGCAGCGCACAG ATCCCCCAAAGGCACATGTGGCCCATCATCCTGGACCTAAAGGTGATGTCACCCTGAGGTGCTGGGCCCTGGGCTTCTATCCTGCCTTTATCGACCTGAcctggcagagggaggaggaggaacagactcAGGACATGGAGCTGGTGGAGACCAGAccttctggggatggaaccttccagaagtgGGCATCTCTGGTGGTGCCTTCTGGGGAggagcacaaatacacatgccatGTGTACCATGAGGGGCTGCCTAAGCCCCTCACCCTGAGATGGG agCCTAAGTCCACAGTCCCCATCATGGCAGTCATTGCTGGTCTGGTTCTCCTTGGAGCTGTGACCATCATTGGAGCTGTGGTGGCTgttgtgaggaagaggaggagaaacacaG GTGGAAAAGGAGGCAACTATGCTCCAGCTCCAG GCAGGGACAGTTCCCAGAGCTCCGATGTGTCTCTCCCAGATTGTAAAG CGTGA
- the LOC142854236 gene encoding RT1 class I histocompatibility antigen, AA alpha chain-like isoform X1 produces the protein MGAMAPRTLLLLLAAALAPTQTRAGSHSLRYFYTAVSRPGLGEPRFIAVGYVDDTQFERFDSDAETPKAEPRARWVEQEGPEYWERHTGIFKDTEQLYRVNLRNLLGYYNQSEGGSHTFQLMYGCEVGSDGRLNRGYEQFAYDGRDYIALNEDLTTWAAADTAAQITKRKWEQDGEAERWKAYLEDTCVQWLRRYLENGKDALQRTDPPKAHVAHHPGPKGDVTLRCWALGFYPAFIDLTWQREEEEQTQDMELVETRPSGDGTFQKWASLVVPSGEEHKYTCHVYHEGLPKPLTLRWGKEGSTVPIMAVIAGLVLLGAVTIIGAVVAVVRKRRRNTGGKGGNYAPAPGRDSSQSSDVSLPDCKA, from the exons GCTCGCACTCGCTGCGGTATTTCTACACCGCCGTGTCCCGGCCCGGCCTCGGGGAGCCCCGTTTCATCGCCGTCGGCTACGTGGACGACACGCAGTTCGAGCGCTTCGACAGCGACGCGGAGACTCCGAAGGCCGAGCCGCGGGCGCGGTGGGTGGAGCAGGAGGGGCCGGAGTATTGGGAGAGGCATACAGGGATCTTCAAGGACACCGAGCAGCTTTACCGAGTGAACCTGAGGAACCTACTCGGCTACTACAACCAGAGCGAGGGCG GCTCTCACACCTTCCAGCTGATGTACGGCTGTGAGGTGGGGTCGGACGGGCGCCTCAACCGCGGGTATGAACAGTTCGCCTACGACGGCCGCGATTACATCGCGCTGAACGAGGACCTGACGACGTGGGCGGCGGCGGACACAGCGGCGCAGATCACCAAGCGCAAGTGGGAGCaggatggggaggcagagagatggaagGCCTACCTGGAGGACACGTGCGTGCAGTGGCTGCGCAGATACCTGGAGAACGGGAAGGACGCGCTGCAGCGCACAG ATCCCCCAAAGGCACATGTGGCCCATCATCCTGGACCTAAAGGTGATGTCACCCTGAGGTGCTGGGCCCTGGGCTTCTATCCTGCCTTTATCGACCTGAcctggcagagggaggaggaggaacagactcAGGACATGGAGCTGGTGGAGACCAGAccttctggggatggaaccttccagaagtgGGCATCTCTGGTGGTGCCTTCTGGGGAggagcacaaatacacatgccatGTGTACCATGAGGGGCTGCCTAAGCCCCTCACCCTGAGATGGGGTAAGGAGGGA TCCACAGTCCCCATCATGGCAGTCATTGCTGGTCTGGTTCTCCTTGGAGCTGTGACCATCATTGGAGCTGTGGTGGCTgttgtgaggaagaggaggagaaacacaG GTGGAAAAGGAGGCAACTATGCTCCAGCTCCAG GCAGGGACAGTTCCCAGAGCTCCGATGTGTCTCTCCCAGATTGTAAAG CGTGA
- the LOC142854236 gene encoding H-2 class I histocompatibility antigen, L-D alpha chain-like isoform X12 translates to MGAMAPRTLLLLLAAALAPTQTRAGSHSLRYFYTAVSRPGLGEPRFIAVGYVDDTQFERFDSDAETPKAEPRARWVEQEGPEYWERHTGIFKDTEQLYRVNLRNLLGYYNQSEGGSHTFQLMYGCEVGSDGRLNRGYEQFAYDGRDYIALNEDLTTWAAADTAAQITKRKWEQDGEAERWKAYLEDTCVQWLRRYLENGKDALQRTDPPKAHVAHHPGPKGDVTLRCWALGFYPAFIDLTWQREEEEQTQDMELVETRPSGDGTFQKWASLVVPSGEEHKYTCHVYHEGLPKPLTLRWGKEGSTVPIMAVIAGLVLLGAVTIIGAVVAVVRKRRRNTGGKGGNYAPAPA, encoded by the exons GCTCGCACTCGCTGCGGTATTTCTACACCGCCGTGTCCCGGCCCGGCCTCGGGGAGCCCCGTTTCATCGCCGTCGGCTACGTGGACGACACGCAGTTCGAGCGCTTCGACAGCGACGCGGAGACTCCGAAGGCCGAGCCGCGGGCGCGGTGGGTGGAGCAGGAGGGGCCGGAGTATTGGGAGAGGCATACAGGGATCTTCAAGGACACCGAGCAGCTTTACCGAGTGAACCTGAGGAACCTACTCGGCTACTACAACCAGAGCGAGGGCG GCTCTCACACCTTCCAGCTGATGTACGGCTGTGAGGTGGGGTCGGACGGGCGCCTCAACCGCGGGTATGAACAGTTCGCCTACGACGGCCGCGATTACATCGCGCTGAACGAGGACCTGACGACGTGGGCGGCGGCGGACACAGCGGCGCAGATCACCAAGCGCAAGTGGGAGCaggatggggaggcagagagatggaagGCCTACCTGGAGGACACGTGCGTGCAGTGGCTGCGCAGATACCTGGAGAACGGGAAGGACGCGCTGCAGCGCACAG ATCCCCCAAAGGCACATGTGGCCCATCATCCTGGACCTAAAGGTGATGTCACCCTGAGGTGCTGGGCCCTGGGCTTCTATCCTGCCTTTATCGACCTGAcctggcagagggaggaggaggaacagactcAGGACATGGAGCTGGTGGAGACCAGAccttctggggatggaaccttccagaagtgGGCATCTCTGGTGGTGCCTTCTGGGGAggagcacaaatacacatgccatGTGTACCATGAGGGGCTGCCTAAGCCCCTCACCCTGAGATGGGGTAAGGAGGGA TCCACAGTCCCCATCATGGCAGTCATTGCTGGTCTGGTTCTCCTTGGAGCTGTGACCATCATTGGAGCTGTGGTGGCTgttgtgaggaagaggaggagaaacacaG GTGGAAAAGGAGGCAACTATGCTCCAGCTCCAG CGTGA
- the LOC142854236 gene encoding RT1 class I histocompatibility antigen, AA alpha chain-like isoform X2 has product MGAMAPRTLLLLLAAALAPTQTRAGSHSLRYFYTAVSRPGLGEPRFIAVGYVDDTQFERFDSDAETPKAEPRARWVEQEGPEYWERHTGIFKDTEQLYRVNLRNLLGYYNQSEGGSHTFQLMYGCEVGSDGRLNRGYEQFAYDGRDYIALNEDLTTWAAADTAAQITKRKWEQDGEAERWKAYLEDTCVQWLRRYLENGKDALQRTDPPKAHVAHHPGPKGDVTLRCWALGFYPAFIDLTWQREEEEQTQDMELVETRPSGDGTFQKWASLVVPSGEEHKYTCHVYHEGLPKPLTLRWGKEGSTVPIMAVIAGLVLLGAVTIIGAVVAVVRKRRRNTGGKGGNYAPAPGRDSSQSSDVSLPDCKA; this is encoded by the exons GCTCGCACTCGCTGCGGTATTTCTACACCGCCGTGTCCCGGCCCGGCCTCGGGGAGCCCCGTTTCATCGCCGTCGGCTACGTGGACGACACGCAGTTCGAGCGCTTCGACAGCGACGCGGAGACTCCGAAGGCCGAGCCGCGGGCGCGGTGGGTGGAGCAGGAGGGGCCGGAGTATTGGGAGAGGCATACAGGGATCTTCAAGGACACCGAGCAGCTTTACCGAGTGAACCTGAGGAACCTACTCGGCTACTACAACCAGAGCGAGGGCG GCTCTCACACCTTCCAGCTGATGTACGGCTGTGAGGTGGGGTCGGACGGGCGCCTCAACCGCGGGTATGAACAGTTCGCCTACGACGGCCGCGATTACATCGCGCTGAACGAGGACCTGACGACGTGGGCGGCGGCGGACACAGCGGCGCAGATCACCAAGCGCAAGTGGGAGCaggatggggaggcagagagatggaagGCCTACCTGGAGGACACGTGCGTGCAGTGGCTGCGCAGATACCTGGAGAACGGGAAGGACGCGCTGCAGCGCACAG ATCCCCCAAAGGCACATGTGGCCCATCATCCTGGACCTAAAGGTGATGTCACCCTGAGGTGCTGGGCCCTGGGCTTCTATCCTGCCTTTATCGACCTGAcctggcagagggaggaggaggaacagactcAGGACATGGAGCTGGTGGAGACCAGAccttctggggatggaaccttccagaagtgGGCATCTCTGGTGGTGCCTTCTGGGGAggagcacaaatacacatgccatGTGTACCATGAGGGGCTGCCTAAGCCCCTCACCCTGAGATGGGGTAAGGAGGGA TCCACAGTCCCCATCATGGCAGTCATTGCTGGTCTGGTTCTCCTTGGAGCTGTGACCATCATTGGAGCTGTGGTGGCTgttgtgaggaagaggaggagaaacacaG GTGGAAAAGGAGGCAACTATGCTCCAGCTCCAG GCAGGGACAGTTCCCAGAGCTCCGATGTGTCTCTCCCAGATTGTAAAG